One segment of Sesamum indicum cultivar Zhongzhi No. 13 linkage group LG4, S_indicum_v1.0, whole genome shotgun sequence DNA contains the following:
- the LOC105161024 gene encoding fasciclin-like arabinogalactan protein 15, with product MPTSSPHLPLLLLLLLSTAAPIRATLPEKPALPISSNSILIALLESHYTELSELVEKALLLHTLEAALTRHNLTIFAPKNDALELHLDPEFKRFLLEPGNIKSLQTLILHHILPVKLSHGNWPGNPTRSSRQAALSNDHLEFSCSAISDGSCSKYVGEVKVVHFNSVVRPDGIIHGIEKVIIPKSVEREFNNRRNLQSISAVKPEGAPEIDPRSRKLPKRKANEIPMDGAQKLSVYEAMAPAPSLAPAPAPGPGGPHHHFHGEKQVKDFIQTLLLYGGYNEMADILVNLTSLATEMGKLISEGYVLTVLAPNDEAMAKLTTEQLSEPGAPEQIVYYHIVPEYQTEESMYNAVRRFGSVSYDTLSLHHKIVAKEADGSVRFGEGEDSGYLFDPDIYTDGRISVQGIDGVLFPPPAEGKKNEAKGPRIADQNAKTVTRARRGKLVEVACWMVEVLGQDSKFTTCKE from the coding sequence ATGCCCACCAGCTCGCCCCATCTTCCCCTCctccttctcctcctcctttcCACCGCCGCTCCAATCCGGGCCACATTGCCGGAAAAGCCAGCACTACCCATCAGCTCCAACTCAATCCTCATCGCCCTCTTAGAGTCTCACTACACCGAACTGTCCGAGCTAGTAGAAAAAGCCCTTCTGCTCCATACACTCGAAGCAGCACTTACCAGACATAATCTCACCATTTTTGCCCCAAAGAATGACGCTCTGGAGCTCCATCTCGACCCGGAATTCAAGCGCTTCCTCCTCGAACCCGGCAACATCAAGTCCCTCCAGACTCTCATTCTCCACCATATCCTGCCCGTTAAGCTCAGTCACGGAAACTGGCCCGGCAATCCCACTCGCTCAAGTCGCCAAGCCGCTCTCTCCAACGACCACCTCGAGTTCTCCTGTAGCGCCATTTCCGATGGTTCTTGCAGCAAGTATGTCGGGGAAGTAAAGGTTGTACATTTCAACTCTGTTGTCCGACCCGACGGAATCATCCACGGCATAGAGAAAGTAATAATCCCAAAATCCGTCGAACGCGAATTCAACAACCGCCGCAATCTCCAATCGATTTCGGCTGTTAAACCAGAAGGGGCGCCGGAAATCGACCCCAGAAGTAGGAAACTTCCGAAAAGAAAGGCGAATGAAATTCCAATGGATGGAGCCCAGAAGCTCTCCGTTTACGAAGCCATGGCACCTGCACCTTCTTTGGCTCCGGCGCCAGCACCCGGACCCGGTGGGCCTCACCACCATTTCCACGGTGAGAAACAAGTCAAGGACTTCATCCAGACTCTCCTCCTCTACGGTGGCTACAATGAAATGGCcgacattttggtcaatttgaCTAGCCTAGCTACTGAAATGGGGAAACTGATCAGCGAGGGGTACGTTTTGACGGTCTTAGCGCCGAATGATGAAGCCATGGCGAAGCTGACAACCGAGCAATTGAGCGAGCCCGGAGCGCCGGAGCAAATAGTTTACTATCACATTGTACCCGAGTATCAGACTGAAGAGAGCATGTACAATGCGGTGAGGAGATTCGGATCGGTGTCGTATGACACGCTGAGTTTGCATCATAAGATAGTGGCGAAGGAGGCTGACGGGTCAGTGAGATTTGGGGAAGGTGAGGATTCGGGTTACTTGTTCGACCCGGATATCTATACCGACGGAAGGATTTCAGTGCAGGGGATTGACGGAGTGCTGTTTCCGCCGCCGGCGGAGGGGAAGAAAAACGAAGCTAAAGGGCCCAGAATTGCTGATCAAAATGCTAAGACTGTTACCAGAGCAAGAAGAG
- the LOC105161022 gene encoding LOW QUALITY PROTEIN: nuclear pore complex protein NUP1 (The sequence of the model RefSeq protein was modified relative to this genomic sequence to represent the inferred CDS: deleted 3 bases in 2 codons), with amino-acid sequence MATAEQGGATGNTSSSSYGGGGAGGKFRKKPFRRQTTPYDRPPTALRGNNNTSSWLTKLVVDPASKLISYGAERFFASVFRKRLPAPPPPQPPEVNDDVSGAVQRTIVDNQDSEQEPAGRECNQQINSSSSSRVSELEQLLKQKTFTRSEIVHLTELLQSRAVDMSVPDDGQKNEETASDFGRLQPFASEPLETNRSEGIRSSAVMSTPILNSKVLDDDIXXXSLAYMGSRPSKVSPSMLGSRRPVGRDEIGLLSSGPFASKSSLMSLTKKTSVSPAAPENGFITPRSRGRSAIYNMARTPYSRVHPTSILKGSRLNSNGFAGPSMSSSSLSLAENDEKFESQPMTLKRRSSALDDEIGTFGPIRRIRQKSNLLAPGTAAGSHAKQKLQLIGEAKHKFSKAVAENENGSGPSTSYAHVPSKSNEVAVRILQHLEKLTPKEKSSETKLVAAREKSPIKLAPSVLSGQALRRMEDVDSSKLVLDVLDDHKLLDRPNSTLLDARDTISPKQGKVEDNGPKESVMNDDSAVSLKSSRPSTGTADRVVNNGASQPPQKMRAFRMSAQEDTMEQDDNARSNGFASGLFSEKAGSLKVPFXXXXPMKPTIQQEVNSHSGLISSKRSNLSSPGAITIGEGNNVIAFPSSKETTAASMSSVVPLPVAAFDKPKEANSFAPLFSFSSKVADKFPALPSDSSKVPESKAESSSSLFDVSPSTDSHGKIPELDEGNHLNPLKAGGVNGKSDTVPSAVSDGPLVSSPPILFTAASSNDTKQASTGEALVFPSLTSTAKLVQTDTNTSTSATSSGSSFGFAVKPSTPAAPAFRFGASVDQPAAVSGASAGKVSEIADPRTKVELDPSSGSSSSGNPTIAAFAASNPGSSTFGLGSSVSYSTGSNVQGSLFATAIKSPLSGAGSVSQATSVQSFPSASLPLFNMNSSSSFASSLSNSQGFVPNKSFGFSSSASSSDTSTVVPGSGPASSLPKFGASSTAVSKETAVSSSSGVSPAIFTFGLGSSSSAGAVGSGSGAAPPIFNSVSSSASASGINTTSSFSSGTSGIFTFGGISSASSSATNSVSSNGAPSNIFGSSWQSPKSSIFGSTFTSPSPSTGFSFGASSTSAAPANAASMVFNSTGASSSPSFPFGSVSTSTSALPSPSLSINQPVFGTSPISGFGVSPGNNDQMNAEDSMAEDPVQSSAPSLPVFGQPSVSPPPSGFTFGSTVASQANPFMFGGQQNQVAPQNPSPFQASGSLEFNAGGSFSLGSGGGDKSGRKIVKINRNKNRKK; translated from the exons ATGGCGACGGCGGAACAAGGTGGAGCCACCGGCAACACCAGCTCCTCTTCATACGGTGGTGGAGGAGCGGGAGGAAAGTTCCGGAAGAAGCCCTTCCGCAGACAGACGACGCCATACGACCGACCCCCCACTGCCCTACGAGGAAACAACAACACTAGCAGCTGGTTAACGAAGCTGGTGGTGGACCCCGCCTCGAAGCTCATATCTTACGGGGCGGAACGCTTCTTCGCCTCCGTTTTCCGCAAGCGTCTCCCAGCACCGCCGCCGCCTCAGCCACCAG AGGTGAACGATGATGTGAGTGGTGCAGTTCAACGGACAATTGTTGAT AATCAGGACAGTGAACAAGAGCCTGCAGGCCGTGAGTGCAATCAGCAAATTAATAGTTCTAGCAGCAGTAGGGTCTCTGAGCTTGAACAGTTGTTGAAGCAAAAGACCTTCACCag GTCTGAAATTGTCCATCTGACGGAGCTACTGCAATCAAGAGCTGTAGACATGTCTGTTCCGGATGATGGCCAAAAGAACGAAGAGACTGCTTCAGATTTTGGAAGGCTTCAACCATTTGCAAGTGAACCCTTGGAAACAAACAGAAGTGAGGGGATTAGATCTTCTGCTGTGATGTCAACTCCTATTCTCAATTCAAAA GTCCTTGATGACGATATTGNNNNNN NNAGCTTAGCTTATATGGGAAGTAGGCCGTCAAAAGTCTCACCATCAATGCTAGGAAGTCGCCGTCCAGTTGGTAGGGATGAGATAGGGTTGCTTAGTAGTGGACCGTTTGCCTCAAAATCATCTCTCATGTCATTGACTAAGAAGACTTCTGTCAGCCCTGCTGCTCCAGAAAATGGATTTATAACCCCAAGATCTCGAGGCAGATCGGCTATTTACAACATGGCGCGCACTCCATATTCAAGAGTTCACCCAACTTCTATACTCAAG GGAAGTAGATTGAACAGTAATGGGTTTGCTGGACCGTCAATGTCATCATCATCCCTTTCTCTGGCGGAGaatgatgaaaaatttgaGTCACAGCCAATG ACTTTAAAGCGCAGGAGTTCAGCCTTAGATGATGAAATtggcacttttggtcccatacgGAGAATCAGACAGAAATCTAATCTATTGGCTCCTGGAACGGCAGCTGGTTCTCATGCAAAGCAGAAACTTCAACTGATTGGCGAGGCAAAGCATAAGTTCTCTAAAGCTGTTGcagaaaatgagaatggaagTGGCCCAAGTACCAGCTATGCTCATGTTCCTTCCAAGTCGAATGAGGTGGCTGTCAGAATATTGCAGCATCTTGAAAAGTTAACCCCAAAGGAAAAATCATCAGAGACCAAGTTAGTTGCTGCGAGAGAGAAATCTCCTATAAAATTGGCACCAAGTGTGCTTTCTGGACAGGCTCTTAGGAGAATGGAGGATGTGGATTCATCGAAGTTGGTGCTGGATGTCCTTGATGATCATAAGTTGCTGGATAGACCCAATTCTACTCTACTTGATGCCCGTGATACTATTTCCCCAAAGCAAGGAAAAGTAGAAGACAATGGCCCTAAAGAATCTGTAATGAACGATGATTCTGCAGTGTCCTTGAAGTCTTCTAGGCCCAGCACCGGAACTGCTGATCGTGTTGTGAATAATGGTGCATCGCAACCGCCTCAAAAGATGAGAGCTTTTAGGATGAGTGCGCAAGAG GATACAATGGAGCAGGATGATAATGCACGCAGTAATGGGTTTGCATCTGGACTCTTCTCTGAAAAAGCTGGATCGTTGAAGGTCCCTTTCATNNNN NNNNNACCAATGAAACCAACAATTCAGCAAGAAGTGAATTCACATTCGGGCCTTATCTCAAGCAAAAGAAGTAACCTCAGTAGCCCTGGTGCTATCACTATTGGAGAAGGGAATAATGTCATTGCCTTCCCATCATCCAAGGAAACTACTGCCGCTTCCATGTCATCAGTTGTTCCTCTTCCAGTTGCTGCATTTGACAAACCCAAGGAAGCAAATAGTTTTGCTCCTTTGTTCAGCTTTAGCTCTAAGGTTGCTGATAAGTTTCCAGCCTTGCCTTCTGATTCCAGTAAAGTGCCAGAATCTAAAGCGGAAAGCTCCAGCAG CTTGTTTGATGTTTCCCCATCAACTGATTCTCATGGAAAAATTCCTGAGTTAGACGAAGGCAATCATCTGAACCCTCTGAAGGCTGGTGGTGTAAATGGAAAATCTGACACTGTTCCTTCTGCAGTATCAGATGGGCCGCTTGTTTCAAGTCCTCCAATATTATTCACTGCAGCTTCTTCTAATGATACAAAACAGGCATCCACAGGTGAAGCTCTTGTGTTTCCTTCTTTGACCAGCACTGCAAAATTGGTCCAAACTGACACCAACACCAGCACCTCAGCCACCTCTAGCGGGAGCAGTTTTGGATTTGCTGTGAAGCCTTCAACTCCAGCTGCACCTGCTTTTAGATTTGGTGCCTCTGTTGACCAACCTGCTGCAGTTTCGGGAGCATCCGCTGGTAAGGTTTCTGAAATAGCAGATCCGAGAACTAAAGTTGAGTTAGATCCAAGTTCTGGCAGCTCAAGCAGCGGAAATCCAACTATTGCTGCATTTGCAGCATCTAACCCTGGAAGCAGCACATTTGGGCTAGGTTCTTCTGTCAGCTATTCAACAGGTAGTAATGTTCAGGGTTCACTCTTTGCTACTGCTATTAAATCTCCATTGTCTGGTGCTGGATCTGTCTCCCAGGCCACATCTGTTCAATCGTTTCCATCTGCATCATTACCATTGTTCAATATGAACAGTAGCAGTTCTTTTGCTTCTTCATTGTCCAATTCTCAAGGATTTGTTCCAAACAAATCTTTTGGATTTAGTTCTTCGGCTTCCTCATCAGATACCAGCACAGTTGTCCCTGGCAGTGGGCCAGCATCAAGTCTACCTAAATTTGGTGCGAGTTCAACTGCTGTTTCCAAGGAAACTGCAGTTAGCTCCAGCAGTGGTGTCAGTCCTGCCATATTTACTTTTGGTTTGGGTTCTTCCTCTTCAGCCGGTGCAGTTGGATCAGGCAGTGGTGCTGCTCCCCCAATATTCAATTCCGTTAGTTCCTCAGCTTCAGCCTCAGGAATTAATACTACTAGCTCTTTCAGCAGTGGGACTTCTGGTATATTTACTTTTGGTGGGATTTCTTCGGCTTCCTCCTCTGCCACCAATTCAGTTAGCTCCAATGGTGCTCCTTCTAACATCTTTGGTTCCAGTTGGCAAAGTCCAAAGTCTTCTATTTTTGGTTCCACATTTACTTCTCCATCCCCATCCACTGGGTTTTCTTTTGGTGCATCCTCCACATCTGCTGCTCCGGCAAATGCTGCATCCATGGTTTTTAATTCCACCGGTGCCTCATCGAGCCCCAGTTTTCCATTTGGTTCAGTCTCTACTTCTACTTCAGCCTTACCTTCTCCGTCGTTGTCTATTAACCAGCCCGTATTTGGTACCTCCCCAATTAGTGGGTTTGGAGTCTCTCCAGGGAACAATGATCAGATGAATGCAGAAGACAGTATGGCTGAGGATCCTGTGCAGTCGTCTGCACCTTCTCTTCCTGTGTTTGGTCAACCATCAGTCTCTCCTCCTCCCTCTGGATTCACATTTGGATCAACAGTTGCATCTCAAGCCAATCCCTTCATGTTTGGCGGCCAACAAAATCAAGTTGCTCCACAGAACCCTTCTCCATTTCAGGCATCAGGTAGCCTAGAATTCAATGCCGGTGGCAGCTTCTCGTTGGGTAGTGGTGGAGGTGACAAGTCAGGTCGAAAGATAGTGAAAATCAATAGAAACAAGAACAGAAAGAAGTGA
- the LOC105161023 gene encoding calcium-dependent protein kinase 1-like, which translates to MGNTCVGPGISKNGIFQSVSAAMWRSPVPDNTAASVNGENAKNETPVELESTVSVQSTPPEQLTMPKPEPKQEQPSNNKKPMKRNTSAGLRTDSVLQRKTGNLKEFFSIGKKLGQGQFGTTFLCVEKATGIQYACKSIAKRKLLTDEDVEDVRREIQIMHHLAGHPNVISIKGAYEDAVAVHLVMELCAGGELFDRIIQRGHYTERKAAELTRTIVGVVEACHSLGVMHRDLKPENFLLVDQKEDSLLKTIDFGLSIFFKPGEKFNDVVGSPYYVAPEVLRKRYGPEADVWSAGVIVYILLSGVPPFWAESEQGIFEQVLHGDLDFTSDPWPSISEDAKDLVRKMLVRDPKRRLTAHEVLCHPWVQVDGVAPDKPLDSAVLSRMKHFSAMNRLKKMALRVIAESLSEDEIAGLKEMFKMIDTDNSGQITFEELKAGLKRVGANLMESEIYDLMQAADVDNSGTIDYGEFIAATLHLNKIEREDHLFTAFSYFDKDGSGYITPDELQQACVEFGFDDTRLEEMIREVDQDNDGRIDYNEFVTMMQKGNPAAGGGKRGMENSFSINFREALKLT; encoded by the exons ATGGGGAATACTTGTGTTGGACCAGGCATATCCAAAAATGGAATTTTTCAATCCGTTTCTGCGGCTATGTGGCGATCCCCTGTCCCGGATAATACTGCTGCTTCTGTCAATGGAGAGAATGCCAAGAATGAGACTCCAGTTGAACTTGAGTCAACAGTGTCTGTCCAAAGTACACCACCAGAACAATTGACAATGCCTAAGCCCGAACCGAAACAAGAGCAAccatcaaataataagaagcCTATGAAGAGGAATACGAGTGCAGGGCTCAGGACTGATTCTGTGTTACAAAGGAAAACTGGGAATTTGAAGGAGTTTTTCAGTATTGGAAAGAAATTAGGACAAGGGCAGTTTGGAACTACATTCCTGTGTGTGGAGAAGGCAACTGGGATTCAGTATGCTTGCAAGTCAATTGCTAAGAGAAAGTTGCTAACTGATGAAGATGTTGAGGATGTTAGAAGGGAGATTCAGATAATGCACCATCTTGCTGGGCATCCTAATGTTATATCCATTAAAGGTGCTTATGAGGATGCTGTTGCAGTTCATCTTGTCATGGAGTTGTGTGCAGGGGGTGAGCTTTTTGACCGGATAATACAACGTGGGCATTATACTGAAAGGAAGGCAGCTGAGCTTACCAGGACTATCGTTGGAGTGGTGGAAGCTTGTCATTCTTTGGGTGTCATGCATCGTGACCTTAAGCCAGAGAATTTCCTACTTGTTGATCAAAAGGAGGATTCACTTCTTAAAACAATTGATTTTGGATTGTCAATATTCTTCAAGCCAG gCGAAAAGTTCAACGACGTGGTAGGCAGTCCGTATTATGTTGCACCAGAAGTTCTTCGAAAGCGCTATGGTCCTGAAGCTGATGTCTGGAGTGCTGGAGTGATTGTCTACATTTTGCTCAGTGGAGTTCCTCCGTTCTGGGCGG AATCCGAGCAAGGAATATTTGAGCAAGTCCTGCATGGTGATCTTGACTTCACATCGGACCCTTGGCCTAGTATATCTGAAGATGCAAAAGATTTGGTAAGAAAAATGCTCGTTCGAGACCCCAAACGGCGTTTAACTGCCCATGAAGTCCTGT GCCACCCTTGGGTTCAAGTTGATGGCGTGGCACCTGACAAACCTCTTGATTCTGCAGTTCTTAGTCGCATGAAACATTTTTCTGCAATGAACAGACTCAAGAAAATGGCTCTTAGA GTAATTGCAGAGTCTCTATCTGAAGATGAAATTGCTGGGCTAAAAGAAATGTTCAAGATGATAGACACAGATAATAGTGGTCAAATCACTTTCGAAGAACTCAAAGCTGGACTGAAAAGAGTTGGCGCCAACTTAATGGAGTCCGAGATTTATGATCTAATGCAAGCA GCCGATGTTGATAACAGCGGAACAATTGATTATGGAGAGTTTATAGCAGCGACATTGCATCTCAACAAAATCGAGAGAGAGGATCATCTATTTACTGCTTTCTCATACTTTGATAAAGATGGAAGTGGCTATATCACCCCCGATGAGCTTCAACAGGCTTGTGTGGAGTTTGGCTTCGATGATACCCGCCTTGAAGAAATGATCCGAGAAGTTGACCAGGACAAT GATGGACGTATCGATTATAACGAGTTTGTGACCATGATGCAAAAGGGCAATCCCGCTGCCGGTGGTGGTAAAAGAGGTATGGAGAACAGCTTCAGCATAAATTTTAGAGAGGCGCTAAAACTGACCTGA
- the LOC105161021 gene encoding uncharacterized protein At2g39795, mitochondrial — protein sequence MWRKALVCAGGAVQRKMLQPWRTVASRSSSTASYTVNSMILRSLKDHYLEVSKMTPPPKISPPSPYTVVKGALDGGGPVLRRTFQDEEINISVMRLVDIIPGGSGDDSSDDSINQLFVHVDISKPGLQESLHFLCGLYPDALGIHSVSLRPKAESSGSLVIPTKYNGPVFEDIDENVRDALHGYIEERGINESLFPFLQAWLYVKDHRNLMRWFKTVGSFVNETNQGTLQA from the exons ATGTGGCGGAAAGCTCTAGTGTGCGCCGGTGGCGCAGTGCAGCGAAAAATGTTACAGCCGTGGCGAACGGTAGCATCGAGGTCATCGTCAACCGCCTCGTACACTGTGAACTCCATGATCCTCCGATCCCTCAAGGACCACTACCTCGAAGTCTCGAAGATGACCCCTCCTCCC AAAATTAGCCCCCCTTCTCCATACACAGTTGTTAAGGGGGCACTTGATGGTGGGGGCCCTGTTCTAAGGCGGACATTTCAAGATGAGGAGATCAATATATCAGTCATGAGATTGGTTGACATTATTCCTGGAGGTTCAGGAGATGACAGTAGTGATGACAGCATCAATCAGTTGTTTGTTCATGTTGATATTTCTAAGCCAGGGTTGCAAGAGTCTTTACATTTCCTTTGTGGGTTATATCCAGATGCTTTAGGAATTCATTCAGTTTCACTGAGACCAAAAGCAGAGTCTTCAGGGTCCCTTGTGATACCAACTAAATACAATGGCCCAGTCTTTGA AGATATTGATGAAAATGTTCGAGATGCCCTCCATGGGTATATTGAAGAACGCGGGATAAACGAGAGCCTCTTTCCATTCTTACAAGCTTGGCTTTATGTGAAAGACCACAGGAATCTCATGCGATGGTTCAAAACTGTTGGTTCCTTTGTTAACGAGACCAACCAAGGAACTTTGCAGGCTTAA